In Aspergillus luchuensis IFO 4308 DNA, chromosome 1, nearly complete sequence, the following are encoded in one genomic region:
- a CDS encoding uncharacterized protein (COG:I;~EggNog:ENOG410PK30;~InterPro:IPR013746,IPR016039,IPR013528,IPR010122;~PFAM:PF01154,PF08540;~go_function: GO:0004421 - hydroxymethylglutaryl-CoA synthase activity [Evidence IEA];~go_function: GO:0016746 - transferase activity, transferring acyl groups [Evidence IEA];~go_process: GO:0006084 - acetyl-CoA metabolic process [Evidence IEA];~go_process: GO:0008299 - isoprenoid biosynthetic process [Evidence IEA];~go_process: GO:0010142 - farnesyl diphosphate biosynthetic process, mevalonate pathway [Evidence IEA]): protein MASYPENVGIKAMEIYVPAQCLDQTLFEQYQGVSAGKYTIGLGLQCMNYCTDREDVCSLALTAVSSLLKKYSIDPNSIGRLEVGTESLIDKAKSIKSVLTTLFEPSGNTSIEGIDTIHACYGGTNALFNAINWVESRSWDGRDAIVVASDIALYKESSSRPTGGAGCVAMLVGPNALLSLDHSVRGVYMTHTYDFYKPDLKAEFPLVNGHESITCYIRAVDGCHKDLLRRRSMNNKSLENVLDLFDYMAFHTPNCKLVSKSYGRLKYNDLLHQSSSKPDTDLTDIPPELRTLTYEESLKDKSLEKALVALTKNQFKERVEPCITAPSLCGNMYTGSLYCSLISLISNINLASAQGKTIGMFSYGSGLASTLFALKVTGDLAPMVEKIDLMNRLKQRHVATPEEYEEACALRLKAYGSNNYTPSGDIASLAPGTYYLERIDETYRRTYAIKS from the exons ATGGCATCCTACCCAGAGAATGTTGGCATCAAGGCCATGGAGATCTATGTCCCAGCCCAG TGTCTGGATCAGACCCTCTTCGAGCAATACCAAGGTGTCTCCGCCGGCAAGTACACCATCGGACTAGGCCTCCAGTGCATGAATTACTGCACCGACAGAGAAG ATGTCTGCTCTCTAGCCTTAACAGCCGTGTCCTCCCTCCTGAAGAAATACAGCATTGATCCCAACTCCATCGGACGTCTCGAAGTAGGCACAGAATCCCTAATCGACAAGGCCAAGTCCATCAAGTCCGTCCTTACAACCCTGTTCGAGCCCTCCGGCAACACGAGCATTGAAGGTATTGACACTATTCACGCCTGCTACGGCGGAACCAACGCCCTCTTCAATGCCATCAACTGGGTCGAGTCACGGTCCTGGGACGGCCGGGACGCCATCGTCGTGGCATCTGATATTGCCCTCTATAAGGAGTCTTCCTCCCGTCCTACAGGTGGCGCAGGCTGCGTTGCCATGCTCGTGGGTCCCAACGCACTGCTCTCCCTGGATCATAGCGTCAGAGGTGTCTACATGACGCACACATACGACTTCTACAAACCAGACCTCAAAGCCGAGTTTCCTCTCGTTAATGGCCATGAATCGATCACTTGCTACATACGTGCCGTGGATGGATGTCACAAGGACCTCCTCCGTCGCCGAAGCATGAACAATAAGAGTCTGGAAAATGTCCTCGACCTCTTCGACTACATGGCCTTCCATACCCCAAACTGCAAGCTAGTGAGCAAGTCCTATGGTCGACTCAAATACAACGATCTTCTACATCAATCGAGCTCGAAACCAGACACAGACCTGACCGACATCCCGCCTGAGCTCCGCACCCTGACCTACGAAGAATCCCTCAAAGACAAGAGCCTAGAGAAAGCGCTCGTAGCTCTAACAAAGAACCAGTTCAAAGAGCGCGTTGAACCATGCATCACTGCCCCATCCTTGTGTGGAAACATGTACACAGGCAGTCTTTATTGCTCACTTATCAGCCTGATCAGTAATATCAATCTTGCTTCTGCACAGGGGAAGACTATTGGCATGTTCAGT TACGGAAGCGGTCTAGCCAGCACCCTCTTCGCCTTGAAAGTAACAGGCGATTTAGCCCCCATGGTTGAGAAAATCGATCTCATGAATCGTCTAAAGCAGAGACATGTCGCTACCCCGGAGGAATATGAAGAG GCCTGCGCACTTCGACTAAAAGCCTACGGAAGCAACAACTACACCCCATCTGGCGACATAGCTTCCCTTGCACCGGGAACATACTACTTAGAAAGGATCGATGAGACGTATCGGCGGACTTATGCTATTAAATCTTGA
- the RSR1_1 gene encoding Ras-related protein Rsr1 (COG:S;~EggNog:ENOG410PFUD;~InterPro:IPR001806,IPR027417,IPR020849;~go_component: GO:0016020 - membrane [Evidence IEA];~go_function: GO:0003924 - GTPase activity [Evidence IEA];~go_function: GO:0005525 - GTP binding [Evidence IEA];~go_process: GO:0007165 - signal transduction [Evidence IEA]), which produces MSSLNELSELREQIIRIKEDEKVPIVIVGNKSDLEEDRAVPRARAFALSQTWGNAPYYETSARRRANVNEVFIDLCRQIIRKDLQGNSKGSDSDRKREGGNRQDRRKDKKRQTRRKGPCVIL; this is translated from the coding sequence ATGTCCTCGCTGAACGAGTTGTCCGAGCTCCGCGAACAAATAATCCGCAtcaaggaggatgagaaagTTCCCATCGTCATTGTGGGCAACAAATCCGACCTGGAAGAGGACCGCGCCGTTCCACGCGCGCGCGCCTTCGCCCTCTCCCAAACCTGGGGAAACGCTCCTTACTACGAAACGTCGGCCCGTCGACGAGCCAACGTCAACGAAGTCTTCATTGACCTCTGCCGACAGATCATCCGAAAGGACTTGCAAGGAAACTCCAAGGGCTCCGACTCGGATCGCAAACGGGAAGGTGGCAATCGGCAGGACCGTCGAAAGGACAAAAAGCGCCAGACCCGGCGTAAGGGACCCTGCGTGATCCTATAA
- the RSR1_2 gene encoding Ras-related protein Rsr1 (COG:S;~EggNog:ENOG410PFUD;~InterPro:IPR001806,IPR027417,IPR005225,IPR020849;~PFAM:PF08477;~go_component: GO:0016020 - membrane [Evidence IEA];~go_function: GO:0003924 - GTPase activity [Evidence IEA];~go_function: GO:0005525 - GTP binding [Evidence IEA];~go_process: GO:0007165 - signal transduction [Evidence IEA]): protein MRPQREYHIVVLGAGGVGKSCLTAQFVQNVWIESYDPTIEDSYRKQIDVDGRQCILEILDTAGTEQFTAMR from the exons ATGCGGCCCCA ACGGGAATACCATATCGTCGTTTTAGGTGCTG GAGGTGTGGGAAAGAGCTGTCTTACTG CTCAATTCGTGCAAAATGTCTGGATTGAGAGTTATGACCCGACAATCGAGGATTCATACCGGAAGCAGATCGACGTGGAT GGCCGGCAATGTATTTTGGAAAT ACTGGACACTGCAGGAACAGAACAGTTCA CGGCCATGAGGTAA